The Arcanobacterium pinnipediorum genome includes a region encoding these proteins:
- the atpE gene encoding ATP synthase F0 subunit C: protein MIGNIATIGYGIATLGPAIGIGLIGAKNQEATARQPELKGFLRVNLILSMAFAEALGLLGFVAGFVFAA, encoded by the coding sequence ATGATTGGTAACATTGCCACCATTGGTTACGGCATCGCAACCCTTGGACCAGCTATCGGCATTGGTCTCATCGGCGCAAAGAATCAGGAAGCAACTGCCCGTCAGCCCGAGCTCAAAGGCTTCTTGCGCGTGAACTTGATTCTATCTATGGCGTTCGCTGAAGCACTAGGCCTGCTCGGCTTCGTGGCTGGTTTCGTCTTCGCTGCGTGA
- the atpF gene encoding F0F1 ATP synthase subunit B, with product MTSTTILAEGSQSLLLPALPDLVWGTVAFVIVALSIYKLAWPTFMATLDERADKIEKGLHAADQARAEIADQRAGLEEEIRDAHRDAEQIREKAHTHAKAIMAQAQSQAHSSADQILENAQRRISADTDAARRVLRADLGILATELATRIVGESLTDQELARRVTDRFLDELEASTASSPQEA from the coding sequence ATGACAAGCACGACTATCCTAGCGGAAGGTAGCCAATCGCTACTCCTACCGGCGTTGCCAGATTTGGTCTGGGGTACTGTCGCGTTCGTGATTGTTGCGCTTTCCATCTATAAGCTCGCCTGGCCGACGTTCATGGCAACGTTGGATGAGCGGGCAGATAAGATTGAGAAGGGTCTGCATGCAGCAGATCAAGCACGTGCCGAAATAGCTGACCAGCGTGCAGGTCTCGAAGAAGAAATTCGAGATGCGCATCGCGATGCAGAACAAATTCGCGAAAAAGCACATACGCACGCTAAGGCGATTATGGCTCAAGCGCAATCCCAAGCGCACTCCTCGGCTGACCAGATTCTTGAAAATGCGCAGCGACGTATTTCGGCAGATACTGATGCTGCTCGACGGGTGCTACGTGCCGATCTGGGCATTTTGGCAACCGAGCTCGCCACACGTATTGTTGGTGAATCACTCACGGATCAGGAATTAGCACGACGGGTAACCGATCGATTCTTAGATGAACTTGAAGCCTCTACAGCTTCGAGTCCACAGGAGGCCTAA
- a CDS encoding L-threonylcarbamoyladenylate synthase produces MRIVHSDDLATALAEARIAVEAGEVVCLPTDTVYGIGADPFSYDAVSALLAAKSRTRAMPPPVLVAGIEQAETLVAKFPDSARDLMNAFWPGALTIILPARESLGWDLGETFGTVGLRMPDDDVTLAFLEQVGPLAVTSANKTGQMPATTICQAVDQLGQAVSVYVDHGQSPGGVPSTIVRWNGDDDTYEILRQGAITLHQLSSVVRVKGEA; encoded by the coding sequence ATGCGGATTGTGCACAGTGATGATCTGGCAACTGCCTTGGCGGAAGCTCGCATAGCGGTGGAAGCTGGAGAGGTTGTGTGTCTACCTACGGATACTGTTTACGGTATCGGTGCTGATCCGTTCTCGTATGATGCGGTCAGTGCATTGCTGGCTGCTAAATCACGGACGCGGGCGATGCCGCCGCCGGTTTTAGTTGCTGGTATTGAGCAGGCTGAAACATTGGTTGCGAAGTTCCCCGATAGTGCCCGCGATTTGATGAATGCATTTTGGCCGGGTGCGCTAACAATTATTTTGCCTGCCCGCGAGTCTCTGGGGTGGGATTTGGGGGAAACGTTTGGCACTGTTGGGCTGCGTATGCCCGACGACGATGTTACCTTGGCTTTCTTAGAGCAGGTTGGGCCGTTAGCGGTTACCTCAGCGAATAAGACTGGTCAGATGCCAGCTACGACGATTTGCCAGGCGGTGGATCAATTGGGGCAGGCAGTATCGGTTTATGTAGATCATGGGCAATCTCCGGGCGGGGTCCCCTCGACGATCGTGCGCTGGAATGGCGATGATGATACGTATGAGATTCTTCGGCAAGGGGCGATAACGCTGCACCAACTCAGTAGCGTGGTGCGGGTGAAGGGCGAAGCATGA
- the prfA gene encoding peptide chain release factor 1 — translation MSAFPAADAMVAEYQDIERQMSSPEVISRPEKLRSLGRRYAQLGRVVSRYRTWEKAQADLDDLREIIEIGGEDGELFESELPRLEQEAAEAAASLRDALIPRDPDDSRDAIVEVKAGEGGEESALFAADLVRMYQRYAESKGWSVQTLSSTPTELGGYKDIQMAVKATSIPEDPAEGVWAHLKFEAGVHRVQRVPSTESQGRIHTSAAGVLVFAEVDEPEEVQLNDNELRIDVYRSSGPGGQSVNTTDSAVRITHLPTGITVSMQDEKSQIKNREAAMRVLLARLRQLQLQEQAEKEADQRRSQVRTVDRSERVRTYNFPENRIADHRTGYKAHNLDAVLNGDLDAIIESLRVLDETERLDQAAKDATDPQ, via the coding sequence ATGAGTGCATTCCCCGCAGCAGACGCGATGGTAGCCGAATATCAAGATATCGAACGCCAGATGTCATCCCCAGAGGTGATTTCTCGTCCCGAAAAACTGCGCAGTCTTGGGCGTCGGTATGCTCAGCTAGGCCGGGTAGTTTCTCGGTACCGGACGTGGGAAAAAGCCCAAGCTGACCTCGATGACCTGCGTGAAATCATTGAGATCGGTGGTGAGGATGGTGAACTTTTCGAATCTGAACTCCCGCGTTTAGAACAAGAAGCCGCAGAAGCGGCAGCTAGCTTGCGTGATGCGCTTATCCCGCGAGATCCTGACGATTCGCGCGATGCTATTGTTGAAGTCAAAGCCGGCGAAGGTGGTGAAGAATCGGCGCTGTTTGCAGCTGACCTAGTACGAATGTACCAGCGCTATGCTGAATCCAAGGGCTGGAGCGTGCAAACGCTATCATCTACCCCAACCGAACTGGGCGGATATAAAGATATTCAGATGGCGGTCAAGGCTACCTCAATCCCGGAAGATCCAGCCGAAGGGGTCTGGGCGCACTTGAAGTTTGAAGCTGGTGTCCATCGCGTACAACGTGTCCCATCTACTGAGTCTCAGGGGCGAATCCACACCTCAGCTGCCGGCGTACTCGTCTTTGCTGAAGTCGATGAGCCTGAAGAAGTCCAGCTTAACGATAACGAATTGCGTATTGATGTTTATCGTTCCTCTGGCCCGGGCGGACAGTCGGTTAACACGACGGATTCGGCGGTGCGTATTACTCACTTACCCACTGGTATCACGGTTTCGATGCAAGATGAAAAATCGCAGATCAAGAACCGTGAAGCTGCCATGCGTGTTTTGCTTGCGCGCCTTCGCCAACTCCAGCTCCAAGAGCAGGCGGAAAAAGAAGCAGATCAGCGTCGTTCCCAGGTGCGTACCGTGGATCGTTCGGAGCGTGTGCGTACCTACAATTTCCCCGAAAATCGCATTGCCGATCATCGCACCGGTTACAAGGCACACAATCTCGACGCCGTTCTCAACGGCGATCTTGACGCTATCATCGAGTCCTTACGCGTCCTTGACGAAACTGAGCGTCTGGATCAGGCCGCGAAGGACGCCACCGATCCGCAGTAG
- the atpB gene encoding F0F1 ATP synthase subunit A gives MFSFLNALASVPILLASQSGDSFTPPTLDHEFYPDPIWFAGTPFEIHRLILVRLIAVTVLLAVMVWYSRSAKLVPSRGQAVVESLLDFSRVQIGQEIIGEKEAGKYQPMLATVFIGILFMNITGVIPGLQIAGTSLVGMPLIFALFVFVGFILAGVKSRGFGRFFREQLFPPGVPAAVYILLAPLEFFSTFIMRPLTLTVRLLSNMVAGHFILVMCFLGTHYLYFQISGALGVGLGSLTLLVGVIFVVFELFVGALQAYIFAMLAAVYISLSISEH, from the coding sequence GTGTTTTCATTTCTGAACGCTCTGGCATCTGTGCCGATTCTTCTTGCGTCACAATCGGGCGATTCATTTACTCCGCCTACTTTGGATCACGAATTCTATCCTGATCCAATCTGGTTTGCCGGGACTCCCTTTGAGATACACCGCTTAATTTTGGTTCGGCTCATCGCTGTTACTGTCTTGCTGGCCGTGATGGTGTGGTATTCGCGCTCTGCTAAGTTAGTTCCCTCGCGCGGACAAGCAGTCGTAGAATCCTTGTTGGATTTCTCTCGCGTGCAAATCGGCCAAGAGATCATCGGAGAAAAAGAAGCCGGCAAATACCAGCCGATGCTTGCCACGGTTTTTATTGGCATCCTCTTTATGAATATCACCGGCGTTATCCCCGGATTACAGATTGCTGGAACCTCGCTAGTGGGCATGCCACTGATTTTTGCACTATTCGTCTTCGTCGGATTCATCCTCGCCGGCGTTAAAAGCCGTGGTTTTGGCCGATTTTTCCGTGAGCAACTCTTTCCTCCCGGAGTTCCAGCCGCCGTCTATATCTTGTTGGCGCCACTAGAATTCTTCTCCACCTTCATCATGCGCCCACTAACTCTTACTGTGCGTCTGCTATCAAACATGGTTGCTGGCCACTTTATCTTGGTCATGTGTTTCTTAGGAACCCACTACCTGTATTTCCAGATCAGCGGAGCTTTAGGCGTTGGTTTAGGAAGCTTGACTCTTCTCGTAGGCGTTATCTTCGTCGTCTTCGAGCTTTTTGTTGGCGCACTCCAAGCTTACATTTTCGCTATGCTTGCTGCTGTCTACATTTCACTGTCCATCTCAGAACACTGA
- the rho gene encoding transcription termination factor Rho — MRLPELKELAASLGITMPPKSRKADYIAAIRGNSASSHTPKNNQGQSDHNSERNSHNAQSENEQTEQSSSSRSSRSRKVEIELPEKDGSTRNRRERNNDRRRNNKAAMSEEEKAAALDALGEAAERRAEEGRSPEQNNEEDDSRHRRDRNRNRRDRNRRDRNRRDRNQETTDVDTTSEQTAAEDVLIPVAGILDIDGNNAYLRTGGYLPGKNDAYVSTQTIRRYGLRRGDAVQGLVRPHAENARGRQHKYNPLVDVETINGLSVEDAALRPEFNKLTPLYPQEMLRLETTQKALTTRMIDLVAPIGKGQRGLIVSPPKAGKTVVMQQIAMAIANNDPDVHLMVVLVDERPEEVTDMQRLVRGEVIASTFDRPATDHTIVAELAVERAKRLVELGQDVVILLDSLTRLSRAYNLAAPASGRILSGGVDAAALYPPKKFFGAARNIENGGSLTIIASALVETGSKMDEVIFEEFKGTGNMELRLSRQLADRRIFPAVDVNASGTRREEQLLSPEELKIMWHLRRGLGQMDVQEASDQLLGRMRKTESNSALLMSIIRGVQGAGIEE, encoded by the coding sequence ATGCGGCTACCGGAACTCAAAGAACTAGCAGCGTCGTTGGGCATCACTATGCCCCCTAAGTCGCGAAAGGCAGACTATATCGCTGCTATTAGAGGCAACTCAGCTTCATCACATACTCCGAAGAATAACCAAGGTCAATCAGATCACAATAGTGAACGCAATTCTCACAATGCGCAATCCGAAAACGAGCAGACCGAACAATCCTCATCTTCTAGGTCCTCTCGTTCACGTAAGGTCGAGATTGAACTTCCGGAGAAAGATGGTTCAACCCGCAATCGGCGCGAACGTAACAATGATCGGCGTCGTAACAACAAAGCAGCGATGAGCGAAGAAGAAAAAGCTGCGGCTTTAGATGCTCTCGGTGAAGCAGCCGAGCGGCGTGCTGAAGAAGGACGTTCCCCAGAGCAGAACAATGAGGAAGACGATTCACGTCACCGTCGTGACCGCAACCGTAATCGTCGTGATCGCAATCGTCGCGATCGCAATCGTCGTGACCGCAACCAGGAGACTACCGACGTCGATACCACTTCAGAGCAGACGGCGGCAGAAGACGTGCTGATTCCTGTTGCTGGAATCCTTGATATTGATGGCAATAATGCGTATCTGCGCACCGGTGGATACTTGCCTGGCAAGAATGACGCCTACGTATCTACTCAGACTATTCGCCGCTACGGTTTGCGTCGCGGTGATGCAGTTCAAGGCCTTGTTCGCCCACACGCAGAAAATGCTCGTGGCCGCCAGCACAAGTACAACCCGCTTGTTGATGTGGAAACAATTAATGGTTTGAGCGTCGAAGATGCGGCGCTGCGGCCAGAGTTTAACAAGCTTACCCCGCTGTATCCGCAAGAAATGCTGCGATTAGAGACGACGCAGAAGGCTTTGACCACACGCATGATCGATTTGGTTGCGCCAATTGGTAAAGGGCAACGTGGTCTAATCGTCTCCCCTCCAAAGGCTGGAAAAACTGTTGTTATGCAGCAGATCGCGATGGCGATTGCCAATAACGATCCTGACGTGCATCTGATGGTCGTCCTCGTCGATGAACGTCCAGAAGAAGTTACCGATATGCAGCGATTGGTTCGCGGAGAAGTCATTGCATCTACCTTCGACCGTCCAGCTACCGATCACACGATCGTGGCCGAACTTGCTGTCGAACGCGCCAAGCGTTTAGTTGAGCTAGGTCAAGATGTGGTGATTTTGCTCGATTCGTTGACGCGCCTATCGCGTGCATATAACCTTGCAGCTCCAGCTTCAGGGCGTATCTTGTCTGGTGGCGTTGATGCTGCTGCGCTTTATCCACCAAAGAAGTTCTTTGGCGCTGCCCGTAATATCGAAAACGGTGGTTCGTTGACCATTATCGCTTCGGCGCTTGTTGAAACAGGTTCGAAGATGGATGAAGTGATCTTTGAAGAGTTCAAAGGTACTGGAAATATGGAATTGCGGCTCTCACGTCAGCTCGCAGATCGCCGTATTTTCCCTGCAGTTGATGTCAATGCTTCAGGAACTCGCCGTGAAGAGCAGTTACTTTCGCCAGAAGAGCTTAAGATTATGTGGCATTTACGCCGCGGCCTAGGTCAGATGGATGTCCAAGAAGCATCCGATCAGCTTTTGGGTCGGATGCGTAAGACTGAATCTAATTCCGCTTTGCTCATGTCGATTATTCGCGGTGTGCAAGGCGCTGGCATCGAAGAATAG
- the rpmE gene encoding 50S ribosomal protein L31, whose protein sequence is MKQGIHPEYAPVHVTCTCGNEFETRSTIQGGELRVDVCSACHPFYTGKQKILDTGGRVARFEARYGKRTK, encoded by the coding sequence ATGAAACAGGGTATTCACCCAGAGTACGCACCAGTGCACGTAACGTGTACCTGTGGCAACGAATTTGAAACCCGTTCCACCATCCAAGGTGGAGAATTGCGTGTTGACGTCTGCTCAGCATGCCACCCGTTCTACACCGGTAAGCAGAAGATTCTCGATACCGGCGGTCGTGTGGCTCGTTTCGAAGCACGTTACGGCAAGCGCACAAAGTAG
- the argS gene encoding arginine--tRNA ligase produces the protein MTPEELKSLIQTIILQAGSAGEINLDLQDGLDVRVERPRVREHGDWATNVAMQLGKKVGMNPRDFAQLIVDKLVADPGIDHAEIAGPGFINITVNAAAAGELARNIVELGQSYGHSDALDGHVINLEYVSANPTGPIHIGGARWAAVGDSLARILSACGARVVREYYFNDHGSQIDRFAKSLLARARGQEAPEDGYGGQYIEDIAQAVMAEHTNENNPLEQEDSLAQEFFREHGVTRMFGEIKKELANFRVEFDVFFHEDTLHESGAVDQAISELRSQGVIFEDEGATWIRTTDFGDDKDRVIIKSDGNAAYFAGDIAYYLDKRERGADHVIIMLGADHHGYIGRMYAMARAFGDRAGKGENLEILIGQLVNLVKDGQPVRMSKRAGTIVVLSDLVDAAGVDAARYSLVRAAMDTTLEIDLGLISSHTNENPVYYVQYAHARTKSVDANAAAHGVTREHFDPALLDSAADSELIAKLAQFPDIVTQAAQLREPHRVARYLEEVAGAYHAWYGASRVTPRGDEGVSDVHRTRLWLNDAAGQVLANGLHLLGVSAPDKM, from the coding sequence ATGACTCCAGAAGAACTCAAATCACTGATACAAACCATTATTTTGCAAGCCGGTAGTGCCGGCGAGATCAACCTCGATCTCCAAGATGGCCTTGATGTGCGTGTTGAGCGCCCGCGAGTGCGCGAACATGGAGATTGGGCTACAAACGTGGCCATGCAACTTGGCAAAAAAGTGGGGATGAATCCACGCGATTTCGCTCAGCTCATTGTTGATAAGCTCGTTGCAGATCCAGGTATTGACCATGCGGAAATTGCTGGCCCTGGTTTCATTAACATTACGGTCAATGCGGCTGCAGCTGGTGAATTGGCGCGAAATATTGTTGAACTTGGTCAATCCTATGGGCACAGTGACGCCCTTGACGGTCATGTCATCAACTTAGAATACGTATCAGCTAATCCTACTGGTCCAATACATATTGGTGGTGCTCGCTGGGCGGCTGTGGGTGATTCGTTGGCACGTATTTTGAGTGCTTGCGGGGCACGGGTAGTGCGTGAGTACTATTTCAATGATCACGGCTCCCAAATTGATCGATTCGCGAAGTCACTCTTGGCTCGAGCACGCGGCCAGGAAGCTCCAGAAGATGGATATGGTGGGCAGTATATTGAAGATATTGCTCAGGCAGTAATGGCCGAACACACCAACGAGAATAACCCCTTGGAACAAGAAGATTCTCTAGCGCAAGAATTCTTCCGTGAGCACGGTGTGACGCGGATGTTTGGCGAGATTAAAAAGGAACTGGCAAACTTCCGTGTTGAGTTTGATGTGTTCTTCCATGAAGATACACTCCACGAGTCAGGTGCGGTAGACCAGGCGATCAGTGAGCTTCGCTCTCAGGGCGTCATTTTCGAAGACGAGGGGGCAACCTGGATTCGCACCACAGATTTTGGTGACGATAAAGACCGAGTGATCATCAAATCTGATGGCAATGCGGCATATTTTGCTGGCGATATTGCCTATTATCTCGATAAACGCGAGCGTGGAGCCGATCACGTCATTATTATGCTCGGTGCAGATCACCACGGATATATTGGACGCATGTATGCCATGGCGCGAGCTTTTGGCGACCGTGCCGGCAAGGGTGAGAATCTTGAAATTCTCATTGGACAGCTTGTGAATCTGGTTAAGGACGGCCAACCGGTGCGCATGTCCAAACGTGCTGGCACGATTGTGGTGCTTTCCGATCTCGTTGATGCTGCCGGTGTAGATGCGGCTCGATACTCTTTGGTTCGGGCAGCGATGGATACTACGTTGGAAATTGATCTAGGCCTTATTTCCTCACATACTAACGAAAATCCGGTCTATTACGTTCAATATGCGCATGCGCGCACGAAGTCTGTTGATGCCAATGCGGCAGCCCATGGGGTTACCCGGGAGCACTTTGATCCGGCGCTACTCGATTCGGCTGCAGATTCAGAACTGATTGCTAAGCTAGCTCAGTTCCCTGACATTGTTACCCAAGCTGCACAATTACGAGAGCCGCATCGGGTAGCTCGATACTTAGAAGAGGTTGCTGGTGCTTATCACGCTTGGTATGGCGCCTCTCGTGTCACTCCACGCGGTGATGAAGGCGTTTCGGATGTGCACCGCACTCGGCTTTGGTTAAACGATGCAGCCGGTCAGGTTCTTGCTAATGGTTTGCATTTACTGGGCGTTAGCGCACCAGACAAAATGTAA
- a CDS encoding IS1249 family transposase: protein MRSNKKHCPTCGEGMVKNGKDKCGHQRWICCSCKVTSRWHNDVTSRDLRAFLDVLTGKTTQRELPGQGRTFRRRSAVLWEIWPICEPDGQDHRVIHVDGIHLGRDAVILIACSPEYVIAWHVARRESTQAWLDLLAKIPPPGMVVADGGTGFTTARARLWPSTRVQRCTFHAYQQVKRYTTTRSRTECGRQLYRIGVDLLHVKTPAHAHAWIDSFYAWRHRWAGFLAEKTRNEKGKLVDKHERLVKAGNSLSRLVDSGHLFTFLNPDLYDDGEIIGSLPAMNNQIEGGINSPLRELLRRHRGMSIDHRIRAVSWWCYLHTENPANPAEILRIMPTNTDIMRAYQQAAARHRAHHNNHRWGNGLDWNELHTHTPYRNDY, encoded by the coding sequence ATGAGATCGAACAAGAAACACTGCCCTACTTGTGGTGAAGGCATGGTCAAAAACGGTAAAGACAAATGCGGCCACCAACGCTGGATCTGCTGCTCATGCAAGGTAACCTCGCGTTGGCATAACGACGTCACTTCGCGGGATTTGCGCGCGTTCTTAGACGTTCTGACTGGGAAAACCACGCAGCGAGAACTTCCTGGACAGGGCCGGACCTTCCGACGCAGGAGCGCTGTGTTGTGGGAGATCTGGCCGATATGCGAACCCGATGGGCAAGACCACCGCGTGATCCATGTTGATGGTATCCATTTAGGCCGCGATGCTGTCATTCTGATCGCCTGCAGCCCCGAATATGTGATTGCCTGGCATGTGGCCAGACGTGAATCGACCCAAGCCTGGCTGGACCTGCTCGCGAAAATCCCACCACCCGGTATGGTCGTGGCTGACGGGGGCACAGGTTTCACAACAGCTCGGGCACGATTGTGGCCCTCCACGCGTGTCCAACGCTGCACGTTCCACGCCTATCAACAGGTCAAACGCTACACGACCACACGCTCACGAACTGAATGTGGCAGACAGCTCTACCGGATCGGTGTTGATCTATTGCATGTGAAAACTCCCGCACACGCGCACGCATGGATCGATAGCTTCTATGCTTGGCGTCACCGTTGGGCTGGGTTCCTGGCCGAGAAAACCCGTAACGAGAAAGGAAAACTAGTCGATAAACACGAGCGGCTCGTCAAGGCTGGCAATAGTCTGTCTAGGCTGGTCGATAGTGGCCATTTGTTCACGTTTCTCAATCCCGATCTTTACGATGACGGAGAAATAATCGGTTCTCTACCAGCGATGAATAACCAGATCGAGGGAGGTATCAACTCGCCTTTACGTGAACTGCTGCGCCGTCATCGGGGTATGAGTATCGATCACCGGATCCGTGCAGTGTCATGGTGGTGCTACCTACACACCGAGAACCCTGCCAACCCAGCCGAAATCCTGCGTATCATGCCCACCAACACGGACATCATGCGCGCTTACCAGCAAGCCGCAGCCCGACACCGAGCCCACCACAACAACCATCGCTGGGGCAACGGCCTTGACTGGAACGAACTCCACACCCACACACCCTACCGCAACGACTACTAA
- a CDS encoding MraY family glycosyltransferase — translation MRAYLLIMVIAGIVTYLLVPVVHRASLALGAITEIRARDVHKVPIARLGGVAMYAGFVISLVIASQIPYFHIVLGSGSTAWAVVASAGIICTIGVIDDMYDLPWYAKLAGQMLAAGVMVWFGVQLVSVPLLGITVGSARLTLFVTIIAVVVVVNAVNFIDGLDGLAAGVVGIAALAFFAYTYYLTREASPGDFTSVASALVAPLVGICLGFLPHNFHPAKIFMGDSGALMLGTIIAGASIVVTGQIDPAAANTPKAIPAYMPLIVPLLVLIIPLVDLVWGVVRRVANGKSPFSADAGHLHHRLLRHGHSHTNAVMVLYMWTALASFSAVAAVVFPLKWVMPIAVCGIVVAVAITSQVFAARRARAAQRIKNVVRQAIHNKTDVAN, via the coding sequence ATGAGAGCGTATTTGCTGATTATGGTCATTGCCGGTATTGTCACATACCTGCTAGTTCCGGTTGTCCATCGTGCCTCCTTAGCTTTAGGAGCTATCACTGAGATCCGCGCTCGCGACGTACATAAAGTTCCGATCGCGCGCTTAGGTGGCGTTGCAATGTATGCGGGTTTTGTTATTTCGCTTGTCATTGCCTCACAGATTCCGTATTTTCACATTGTTTTAGGGTCTGGTTCGACGGCGTGGGCGGTGGTGGCAAGCGCTGGAATTATTTGCACAATCGGCGTGATTGACGATATGTATGATTTGCCGTGGTATGCGAAACTTGCTGGGCAGATGCTTGCTGCTGGCGTTATGGTGTGGTTTGGGGTCCAGTTAGTTAGTGTGCCGTTACTGGGTATCACAGTTGGCTCGGCGCGATTGACGCTATTTGTCACGATTATTGCGGTTGTGGTTGTTGTCAATGCCGTTAATTTCATTGACGGCTTGGATGGATTAGCTGCCGGAGTGGTAGGGATAGCGGCACTGGCCTTTTTTGCCTACACCTATTATTTGACGCGAGAGGCTTCTCCGGGTGATTTCACCTCCGTAGCTTCAGCTCTGGTGGCGCCACTAGTAGGTATTTGTCTAGGCTTTTTACCACATAATTTCCACCCGGCGAAGATCTTTATGGGCGATTCGGGCGCTTTGATGTTGGGAACGATCATTGCGGGAGCTTCAATTGTGGTGACCGGGCAGATAGATCCTGCCGCCGCCAATACACCCAAAGCTATCCCCGCTTATATGCCACTTATTGTTCCGCTGTTGGTGCTCATTATTCCACTCGTAGATTTGGTGTGGGGAGTGGTGCGTAGAGTGGCTAACGGTAAATCCCCGTTTTCTGCAGATGCCGGCCATTTACATCACCGGTTATTGCGTCACGGGCACTCGCATACTAATGCGGTCATGGTGTTGTATATGTGGACTGCCCTAGCTTCTTTTAGTGCAGTGGCTGCAGTGGTGTTTCCACTCAAGTGGGTTATGCCGATCGCGGTCTGTGGCATCGTGGTGGCCGTAGCGATCACCTCCCAGGTCTTTGCTGCCCGCCGAGCCAGGGCCGCCCAGCGGATCAAGAATGTAGTTCGCCAAGCTATTCACAATAAAACCGATGTTGCGAACTAG
- the prmC gene encoding peptide chain release factor N(5)-glutamine methyltransferase, with protein MATWGQAIACATQRFSDAGLASPEVDARLLAQWIHGSNPELSAQMTPGAQTKFDDATSRRAQFEPLQHIIGLMWFRYLELRSKPGVFIVRPETEMVAQAGIDVLEGLKVAEPVVVDLCTGSGAIAIAIATEVPRAHVWAVELDPTAYQLARLNNENYGSRVHMVQADAATALPQLRAAVDVVITNPPYVPQSLALPPEVLRDPPAALFGGGDDGLEIPRILVKRAYELLKPGGVLIMEHGDDQGKALVDFAQDNGFIHGSTGRDLTGRDRWLYAEKEGL; from the coding sequence ATGGCTACCTGGGGTCAAGCAATTGCTTGTGCGACGCAACGTTTTTCTGATGCCGGCTTAGCCTCACCGGAGGTAGACGCGCGCCTCCTTGCGCAATGGATACACGGTTCGAATCCAGAACTATCTGCACAGATGACCCCTGGAGCGCAAACGAAGTTCGATGATGCCACTAGTCGCCGAGCACAGTTCGAGCCACTCCAACACATCATCGGATTGATGTGGTTTCGCTACCTGGAACTGCGCAGTAAACCCGGAGTTTTCATTGTGCGCCCAGAAACAGAGATGGTTGCCCAAGCTGGTATCGACGTACTTGAAGGCCTCAAGGTGGCCGAACCCGTCGTCGTCGATCTGTGTACTGGATCGGGAGCCATTGCGATAGCCATCGCAACTGAAGTTCCGCGCGCACACGTGTGGGCAGTGGAGCTAGACCCCACCGCTTATCAACTTGCCCGCCTGAATAACGAAAACTATGGGTCACGCGTCCACATGGTTCAGGCGGACGCGGCCACTGCGCTACCTCAGCTACGCGCGGCAGTCGATGTGGTTATCACAAACCCGCCCTATGTTCCACAGTCGTTAGCATTGCCACCAGAGGTGCTCCGCGATCCGCCAGCTGCACTTTTTGGTGGGGGAGATGATGGTCTCGAGATCCCTCGAATCTTAGTTAAACGTGCCTATGAGCTCCTCAAGCCGGGCGGTGTGCTTATTATGGAACATGGTGATGATCAGGGGAAGGCACTAGTGGACTTCGCACAAGACAACGGTTTTATTCACGGAAGCACTGGCCGAGATCTCACTGGTCGCGATCGTTGGCTATATGCAGAAAAAGAGGGTTTGTGA